One Gimesia aquarii DNA segment encodes these proteins:
- a CDS encoding alpha/beta hydrolase: protein MRYLCLVAFLLLSLAAVPIKTPKPDESLAIWPDRPLLEKSDDEVKYDKIIRITKVKRPAIEFYKAKNAKPNAPAVVIFPGGGYQILAYDLEGTEIAEWLNSIGIHAVILKYTVPGNQRDAALQDAQRAFGIVRSKAKEWSINPDQIGVLGFSAGGHLAANLSTNYQKRDYAPIDAADKLSCRPDFTILIYPAYIYDQKDKRQMAPEIKVTANTPPAFIVQTLDDRRLVDSAFNYCRALKDDKVDAELHLYAKGGHGYGMRPSKNPISGWPKLCQVWLQGVLQN from the coding sequence ATGAGATATCTCTGCCTGGTGGCGTTTTTGCTCTTATCACTGGCCGCAGTTCCCATTAAAACACCAAAACCAGATGAGAGCTTAGCAATCTGGCCTGACCGACCACTCTTGGAAAAGAGTGACGATGAAGTCAAATACGACAAAATTATTCGCATCACCAAAGTCAAGCGGCCTGCGATCGAATTCTATAAAGCAAAAAATGCAAAACCGAATGCACCTGCCGTTGTGATTTTCCCTGGTGGTGGTTATCAGATTCTGGCTTATGATCTCGAAGGAACTGAAATTGCCGAATGGCTGAATTCGATCGGTATTCATGCTGTCATTCTTAAATATACGGTGCCCGGTAATCAACGGGATGCCGCGTTACAGGATGCACAACGTGCTTTTGGAATCGTAAGAAGTAAAGCGAAGGAATGGAGTATCAATCCAGATCAGATTGGTGTACTTGGTTTTTCTGCCGGCGGTCATCTGGCAGCCAATCTTTCGACCAACTATCAGAAACGCGACTATGCTCCGATTGACGCTGCCGATAAGCTGAGCTGCCGTCCTGATTTTACCATTCTGATTTACCCGGCCTATATCTATGATCAAAAAGACAAGCGTCAGATGGCTCCCGAAATCAAAGTGACTGCAAATACGCCTCCGGCATTCATCGTACAAACTTTGGACGACCGCCGTCTGGTCGATAGTGCGTTTAATTACTGTCGCGCATTAAAAGATGATAAAGTTGATGCAGAGTTGCATCTTTACGCGAAAGGAGGGCATGGCTACGGGATGCGACCTTCCAAGAACCCTATCTCAGGCTGGCCCAAATTGTGTCAGGTTTGGTTACAGGGTGTACTTCAGAACTAA